In Rhodanobacter denitrificans, the sequence GAAGGGGCAAGGTAGCGCGTGCCCTGCGGGTTCGGTCCCTCCCCCTGCTTGCAGGGGGAGGTCAGGAGGGGGTCAAGCTCCTCGCTCTGCCTTGGCGAAGAGCACCCCACCCCAACCCTCCCCTGCTACGCAGGGGGAGGGAGCAAAAGCCGGCTACTTGTGCTTCGCCAGCCCCGCCATCCGCTGCGCATCGGCGAGGATGCCGTGCAGCACGCGCAGCTCGCGCGCGTCCGGCTGCGCGCGCTGGAACAGCTTGCGCAGGCGCAACATGATCGTGGTCGGCTCGCGCCCCTTGTGGAAGTCGATGTCGTCCAGCGTCTGCGCCAGGTGGCGGTAGAACTGTTCCATCTGCACCGCGTCGGCAGGCGGCTCGTCATGCTCCGGCGGTGGCGCCGGCGATTCGTCGCCGAGCATCGCCACGCGCAGCTCATAGGCCATCACCTGCACCGCCTGCGACAGGTTGAGCGAGCTGAAGTCGTCCACGCTGGGAATCCGCACCATCGCGTGGCAGCGCGCCAGCTCCTCGTTCTCCAGCCCGGTGCGCTCGTTGCCGAACACCAGCGCCACCTGCTCGCCGCGGGCCGCCGCAGCCAGCACCTGCTGCACCGCCTCGCGCGGGGAGATCTCCGGCAGGTTCACGCCGCGCCGGCGCGCCGACAGGCCCAGCGCCAGGCTGCTGCCAGCCAGGCCGTCCACCAGGTCGGCGTGGATGCCGGCGTTGGCCAGCACGTCGTCCGCGCCGGCGGCCAGCGCATTCGCCTCCGGATCGGGAAAACGATACGGGCTGACCAGCTCCAGCCGGGTGAAACCCATCGTGCGGATCGCCCGCGCCGCGCTGCCGATATTGCCCGGATGCGAGGTGCGCACCAGCACGTAGCAGATGCGGTCGGCGAGCTGCGGAAGATCGGTCATGCGAAGGACGGCCTGGCGACAGGGATCGACAAGGATAGTGGACGCGGGGCGGTCCGCACCCGCCTCTGCTAGAATCGCCGGCCGCAACCCCGCTCTCTTCCAAAGTCGAAACCATGGCCAGACCACACGTCACGATCGCGGCGCGCGCCGCGCGTTCTGCAGGCAATGTGATCCTGCGCTACATGAACCGCATCGACGGCCTCAATATCGTCGAGAAGCAGCAGATGGACTTCGTCTCCGAAGTCGACAAGCTGGCCGAGGCGGAAATCATCAAGGAACTGCGCCGCGCCTACCCCGACCACGCGATCCTCGCCGAGGAAAGCGGCGCGACCGGCAAGGGACCGCTGACCTGGGTGATCGACCCGCTGGATGGCACCCACAACTACCTGCGCGGCATCCCGCACTTCAGCGTGTCGATCGCGCTGCTGGAAAAGGGCGTGCCGATCCACGCCGTGGTGTTCGACCCGCTGCGCGACGAGCTGTACACCGCCAGCAAGGGCGATGGCGCCTACCTCAACGACCGCCGCATGCGCGTCAGCAAGCGCGAGAACCTGGGCGGCGCAATGATCGCCACCGGCTTCCCGTTCCGCCAGCGAGGGCACCTTGCCGCGCAGCTGGACATGACCCGCGCCATCCTCGGCCAGGCCGAGGACATCCGCCGCTCCGGCTCCGCCGCGCTGGACCTGGCCTACGTCGCCGCCGGCCGCTACGACGGCTACTTCGAGATCGGGCTGAAGCCGTGGGACATGGCTGCCGGCGTGCTGCTGGTGCATGAAGCCGGCGGCCGCTACTGCGACTTCGCCGGCCGCGACGGCATCCCCGAAAGCGGCAACCTCGTCGCCGGCAATCTCAACGTGGCGAAGGCGATGGTCGACGCGATCGGGCAGCAGGCGACGCCGGGGCTGCTCAAGGCCTGAACGGTGCGCCCGCTCGAAACGCAAGAAGGCGCCTGCGGGCGCCTTCGTCCTTTCAGGATGCCGCCTCGCGCAGGAACCCGCGCAGGAACGGAATGGTGATCCGCCGTTGCGCCGCCAGCGAGGCCACGTCCAGCTTGTCGAGCAGGTCGAGCAGCGCGCCGAGATCACGCGCGTAGCGGGCGAACAGCCAGTCCAGCACGCCGTCGTCCAGTTCGATGCCGCGCGCGACGGCCTGCGCCTTCAGCACGGCGCGGCGCTCGGCGTCGTCCAGCGGTTTCAGCGCGAACTGGGTGCAGGCGCCGAGTCGCGAGCGCAGGTCAGGCAATTCGATGCCGAGCTGGGCCGGTGCGGTATCGGCGGCGAACAGCAGCGCGCTGCCTTCGGCTTTCGCGCGGTTGTAGAGGTCGAACAGCGCGTGCTCGGCTTCGCGCTTGCCGGCGATCGCGCCGAGGTCGTCCAACGCCAGCAGTTCGCTGCCGGCGACGCCGCGCAGGGCAGCGGCATGATCGGACAGGGTAGCCAGCGGCAGATACTGCACGCACCGTCCCGCCGCGCTGGCCGCCTGGCAGGCGGCCATCAGCAGGTGGCTGCGGCCACTGCCGCCGGCACCGTGCAGGTAGATCCATGGTGCACTGGGCTCGAGTGCCAGTGCCTGCACCGCGACCAGTGCGGCGGCATTGGCGCCGGCGTGGAAATATTCGAAACGCTGGCGGCGCGGCCAGCGCAAGGCCAGCGGCAGCTGCGGAATCATGGTTCGGCCCGGTCGTCCTGCGGCGGCTCGACCGTGGCCTCGACCCCGCCATCGCGACGCGCGGCAACCTCCACCTCGGCGACCACCGGGTCTTCCGGCCCTGCCTCGTTGTACAGCTCGCTCATGCGGTAGCGTTCGATCAGGTAGCGCAGCAGCACCATGATCACCGACGCGGCCGGCAGCGCCAGCAGCACGCCGAGGAAGCCGAACAGGTAGCCCCCGGCCAGCACCGCGAAGATCACCGCGACCGGGTGCAGGCCGATCTTGTCGCCGACCAGCTTGGGTACCAGCACGTAGCCTTCCAGCAGCTGGCCGACCGCAAACACGCCGCAAACCAGCAGCACGTGGGTCCAGTCGCCGTACTGCACCAGCGCGGCGATGATCGCCGCGACGAAGCCGATGATGAAGCCCAGGTACGGCACGAAGCTGAGCAGGCCGGCGACCATGCCGATCAGCAGCCCCACCGACAGGCCGACCAGGCCCAGCCCGGCGCCATAGAACACGCCCAGTGCCAGCATCACCAGCAGCTGGCCGCGCACGAACGCGCCCAGGATCTTGTCCGATTCGCTGGCCAGATGCGCGATGGTGGGCTGGATCGAGCGCGGCAGCATGCCGTCGACCTTCGCCACCAGCCGGTCCCAGTCGCGCAGCAGGTAGAACGCCACCACCGGGATCAGCACCAGGTTGGTCAGCCACATCGCGATGCCCAGGCCGCCGCGCGACACCTTGCCCAGCACCGCGGTGGCGACGCCGCCGATCGAGCCAATGTGCGCCTTGATCGCGGTCAGCAGGCGGTCGCTGTCGAAGGTGTGCGGGTCCAGGTGCAGGCGCGCCTGCAGCCATGGCCACACGGTGTTCTGCGCCCAGTCGCCGTAGCGCGGCAGGTTGCTGACCAGATTCTCGACCTGGCGCGCGATCAGCGGGATCAGCAGCAGCAGCACACCAACCACCGCGACCATGATCACCACGAACACGATGGTGGCCGCCCACATCCGGTTCAGCCCGAGCCGCTCCAGCCGGTCGGCCAGCGGATCGCCCAGGTAGGCCAGCATGGCGGCCACCGCGAACGGCATCAGCACCGGCGCCAGCAGCCAGACCAGGTAAACGATGACCGCGGTGATGGCGAACAGCTGCCAGCGACGCGAGATGTCCTTGTCGTGATTCACGCGGCACGCCCCAGCCAGGATTGGTTATGCGTTACTTGAATAGTCCGCACAGGGATGTACGGGGTTTTGCGAGGGACTCGCATCCAGTCACCTCAGCCAGCGCAGGTTCGCATCCGCGCCCGGATGCGGCTCGCCCTGCAGCAGCAGGTGGCCGCTGGCGGCAAGGTTCGCGGCCAGCGCGCTGATCGGCGCGGACGCCTTGACGTACAGCAGCACGCCGTCGTTCTGCGCGCCCAGGGTCTGCACCAGCTTCACCGACGGATCGTCCTCAAGGGTCGCCACCAGGTTCGCGTAATCCATCGCCGAGTCCAGCCCGCTGACCCACAGCTTGCCCTCGCTGGGGCCCGCGCCGATCACATTGAGTTGCCTGCCGAGGCGATCGACCAGGCCGTTGCCGGCGTCGCCGAGCAGCGCCGCGTCGCTCGCGCCCTGGCCGCTCCAGCGTTGCGCCTGGCCGCCCGAAATCAGCGTCCAGTCGGCGCCACCCTCGCGCAGCTTGCCGAGCAGCACCAGGCCGGTGTGGTATTGCCGGTTGACCGCCATCAGCGCAGCCGGGTCGGCGGCGGCCACCTTGGCCGGATCGGGCACGTTGCCGTCAGGGTAGACCACGTTGGTGCCGCGCGCGCCGGCGGTCGCGGCCAGGCTGGCCAGCGCCGACTGGTCGAGCAGGCGGCCGTCGCTGCCCCGCACCAGCAGCAGCACCGGCGGCTTGATGCCGGCGCTCTGCACGCCCAGCTTCGACACCAACCGGCGCACCGAGCCCGGCTCGAACTCCACCTCCAGCACCAGCCCGGTCGCGGCACGCTGGTACTGGAATTTCTGCACCATCGAGGCCGCCTTGCCCAGCGCGTCGCCGTAGCCGGCGTTGCCGCGCAGGTCCTGGCCGCCGGCGACCCGCGTCAGCACCTGGCCCAGCGCGGTGGCGAACGCCTGGTCGCGCTGCGCGTCGCTGGTGTCGGCGACCGGCACGACCACCGCATACGGCGAGCTGGCAACCTGCGCGTGCGCGGCGGGCAACGTGGCAAAGACCAGCAGCAGGGTGACGATCAACAGACGGAACAGGCGCATGGCGTGGGTATCTTCTGGGGAAAGCTCGCCGGCAGTCTGCCCAATCGCGCCCCCTCCCGTCCATCGCGGTCGCCGCCGGGGCCACCGTGCCCGGCCGGCAGCGGCGCCACAAGCTGGTAAACTTGCGCGTTTCACCCACGCCGCAGATCCTGATCAAGGTCCTCGCCATGTCTGACGCCCTCACCTACCGCGCCGCCGGCGTCGATATCGACGCCGGCAATGCGCTGGTCGAACGCATCAAGCCGCTGGTCAAGCGCACTTTCCGCCCGGAGGTGATGGGCGGGCTGGGCGGTTTCGGCGGCCTCTTCGACCTGAGCGGCCGCTACCAGGAACCGGTGCTGGTCTCCGGCACCGACGGCGTGGGTACCAAGCTCAAGCTGGCGCAGACGCTGAACCGCCACGACACGATCGGCATCGACCTGGTCGGCATGTGCGTCAACGACGTGCTGGTGCAAGGCGCCGAGCCGCTGTTCTTCCTCGACTACTTCGCCACCGGCAAGCTGGACGTGGATACCGCAGTCGCCGTGGTCGGCGGCATCGCGAAAGGTTGCGAACTGGCGGGCTGTGCACTGATCGGCGGCGAGACTGCCGAGATGCCCGACATGTATCCTCCGGGCGAATACGACCTGGCCGGCTTCACCGTCGGGGCGGTGGAGAAGTCGCAGATGCTCAGCGGTGAAGGGATCGTCGCCGGTGACGTGATCCTCGGCGTGGCCTCATCCGGCCCGCACTCGAACGGTTATTCGCTGGTCCGCAAGATTCTCGAACGCGCCGGCAACCCGTTGGATCTCGATCTCGGTGGCATCAAGCTGGCCGACGCGCTGATGGCACCGACCACGATCTACGTGAAGTCGATGCTTGAACTCCTGAAGTCGGCCCCGGTGCACGGCATGGCCCATATCACCGGCGGCGGCCTGAAGGAGAACATCATCCGCGTGGTGCCGGACGGCCTCGGCATCGCACTGGATGCCGGCAGCATCGTGCTGCCGCCGGTGTTCGACTGGCTGATGCGCGAGGGCAACGTGGCGCGCGAGGAAATGTGGCGCACGTTCAACTGCGGCGTCGGCTTCACCGTGATCCTGCCGCGCGACGCGGTGGCCGGTGCCTCCGCGCTGCTGGCCAAGCACGGCCTGGCCAGCTCGGTGATCGGCGACATCGTGTCCGCATCGGGCGACCAACGCGTGCATATCGGCTGATCCGTTCCGTGTCGACCACGCCAGCCAAAGTCGCCGTGCTCGCCTCCGGCCGCGGCAGCAACCTCGCCGCGCTGCTGGAGGCGCAGGCGCGCGGCGAACTGCCGGTCGAGTTCGTGCTGGTCGGCAGCGACAAGGCCGGCGCCGGCGCGCTGCGGCTGGCCGAGGCAGCGAACATCCCGACCCTGGCACTGGACCCGCGCAGCCACGCGGACCGTCGCGCGTTCGACCAGGAACTGCTCCGGCGCGTCGCCGCCAGCGGCGCCGACTGGCTGGTGCTGGCCGGCTTCATGCGCGTCCTCGACGGCGCGGCGCTGAAGCCGTGGATCGGGCGCATCATCAACATCCATCCCTCG encodes:
- a CDS encoding RNA methyltransferase, with the translated sequence MTDLPQLADRICYVLVRTSHPGNIGSAARAIRTMGFTRLELVSPYRFPDPEANALAAGADDVLANAGIHADLVDGLAGSSLALGLSARRRGVNLPEISPREAVQQVLAAAARGEQVALVFGNERTGLENEELARCHAMVRIPSVDDFSSLNLSQAVQVMAYELRVAMLGDESPAPPPEHDEPPADAVQMEQFYRHLAQTLDDIDFHKGREPTTIMLRLRKLFQRAQPDARELRVLHGILADAQRMAGLAKHK
- a CDS encoding inositol monophosphatase family protein, which produces MARPHVTIAARAARSAGNVILRYMNRIDGLNIVEKQQMDFVSEVDKLAEAEIIKELRRAYPDHAILAEESGATGKGPLTWVIDPLDGTHNYLRGIPHFSVSIALLEKGVPIHAVVFDPLRDELYTASKGDGAYLNDRRMRVSKRENLGGAMIATGFPFRQRGHLAAQLDMTRAILGQAEDIRRSGSAALDLAYVAAGRYDGYFEIGLKPWDMAAGVLLVHEAGGRYCDFAGRDGIPESGNLVAGNLNVAKAMVDAIGQQATPGLLKA
- the hda gene encoding DnaA regulatory inactivator Hda, with translation MIPQLPLALRWPRRQRFEYFHAGANAAALVAVQALALEPSAPWIYLHGAGGSGRSHLLMAACQAASAAGRCVQYLPLATLSDHAAALRGVAGSELLALDDLGAIAGKREAEHALFDLYNRAKAEGSALLFAADTAPAQLGIELPDLRSRLGACTQFALKPLDDAERRAVLKAQAVARGIELDDGVLDWLFARYARDLGALLDLLDKLDVASLAAQRRITIPFLRGFLREAAS
- a CDS encoding AI-2E family transporter gives rise to the protein MNHDKDISRRWQLFAITAVIVYLVWLLAPVLMPFAVAAMLAYLGDPLADRLERLGLNRMWAATIVFVVIMVAVVGVLLLLIPLIARQVENLVSNLPRYGDWAQNTVWPWLQARLHLDPHTFDSDRLLTAIKAHIGSIGGVATAVLGKVSRGGLGIAMWLTNLVLIPVVAFYLLRDWDRLVAKVDGMLPRSIQPTIAHLASESDKILGAFVRGQLLVMLALGVFYGAGLGLVGLSVGLLIGMVAGLLSFVPYLGFIIGFVAAIIAALVQYGDWTHVLLVCGVFAVGQLLEGYVLVPKLVGDKIGLHPVAVIFAVLAGGYLFGFLGVLLALPAASVIMVLLRYLIERYRMSELYNEAGPEDPVVAEVEVAARRDGGVEATVEPPQDDRAEP
- a CDS encoding DUF2066 domain-containing protein — its product is MRLFRLLIVTLLLVFATLPAAHAQVASSPYAVVVPVADTSDAQRDQAFATALGQVLTRVAGGQDLRGNAGYGDALGKAASMVQKFQYQRAATGLVLEVEFEPGSVRRLVSKLGVQSAGIKPPVLLLVRGSDGRLLDQSALASLAATAGARGTNVVYPDGNVPDPAKVAAADPAALMAVNRQYHTGLVLLGKLREGGADWTLISGGQAQRWSGQGASDAALLGDAGNGLVDRLGRQLNVIGAGPSEGKLWVSGLDSAMDYANLVATLEDDPSVKLVQTLGAQNDGVLLYVKASAPISALAANLAASGHLLLQGEPHPGADANLRWLR
- the purM gene encoding phosphoribosylformylglycinamidine cyclo-ligase, coding for MSDALTYRAAGVDIDAGNALVERIKPLVKRTFRPEVMGGLGGFGGLFDLSGRYQEPVLVSGTDGVGTKLKLAQTLNRHDTIGIDLVGMCVNDVLVQGAEPLFFLDYFATGKLDVDTAVAVVGGIAKGCELAGCALIGGETAEMPDMYPPGEYDLAGFTVGAVEKSQMLSGEGIVAGDVILGVASSGPHSNGYSLVRKILERAGNPLDLDLGGIKLADALMAPTTIYVKSMLELLKSAPVHGMAHITGGGLKENIIRVVPDGLGIALDAGSIVLPPVFDWLMREGNVAREEMWRTFNCGVGFTVILPRDAVAGASALLAKHGLASSVIGDIVSASGDQRVHIG
- the purN gene encoding phosphoribosylglycinamide formyltransferase, with the translated sequence MSTTPAKVAVLASGRGSNLAALLEAQARGELPVEFVLVGSDKAGAGALRLAEAANIPTLALDPRSHADRRAFDQELLRRVAASGADWLVLAGFMRVLDGAALKPWIGRIINIHPSLLPKYRGLHTHRRALEAGDAEHGASVHFVTAELDGGPVIAQAYLPIEAGDDEDRLAQRLLPLEHRLLPAVLGLLASGRLQWDGRAARFDGRPLAAPLRLGDDGLRP